The genomic window ACCACGTTCATTTAGTTTTGTCTTTCCCGCCGAACAAAGCCATCAGCTCAGTCATGAAGGCTTTAAAGGGAGCGTCCGCGCGCGACTGGTTCAGACAGTTACCAGATACAAAAAAGGAACTATGGAAAGGCTCGTTATGGTCTCATAGTTACTTTGTAAGCACAGTTGGGGATGTGTATCGCTAACGTCCCATATAAAGAAAGGCAAGACTTCCTAAAAAATACTAGTAATAAATTTAGTGTTAGACCAGCTTAAAAAAAAGGATTAATAAAAAACTTCATCTAAAAATAGTCCTTGAGCAGGCACGGTCATCCCAGCATCACTTCTGATTCCACTCTCAAAAAGGGTATCAATGTGCTCTGGACTCATTTTGCCAATCCCGATTTCTAATAAAGTTCCCATAATAATCCTAATCATTTTATATAAGAAACCGTCGCCTATAAATGTAAAATGCAAGAGATCCCCTTCTTTATGAATGGTGATTTCTTTAATAGTTCTTACCGTTGATTTTTTTGTTTTCTTGAGTGAAGAAAAACCAATAAAATCATGTGTTCCGGTAAGTATTTTGCAAGCCTCGTTCATTTTAGTTACATCAAGTTGTTCAGGATGATGGTAGCTATAAGTGCGTTCAAATGCAGAAGGGACAGGAGTGTTCCAGACGTAATAACTGTATTGTTTTCCAGTAGCATTATAGCGAGCATGGAACCTTTCTGGAACCTCCTCTAGTTTTTTAACGACAATATCACGCGGAAGATAGGTATTTAGATGGTCTCTCATAGCGATTAGTTCCATGTTAGATGTCGTTTTAAAATTAGCTATCTGCCCTCTAGCATGGGTTCCTGCATCTGTACGACCTGAGCCAATAATATCACTAGTCGTTTTTGTCATTTCAGACAAGATGTTTTCTATTTTACCTTGAATAGTCTTGTCTGAATCTCCGAGTTTTTGCCATCCTAAATATCGACTACCATCATACTCGATGGTCATTTTAATATTTCTCATTTTATCTCTCTTAATCCCCTTAACTTGTTTTTATTTTCTTAGGTATTTACTTCACTGCTAGAATTCTAACTAAAATTTCATTTCTTCTAAGCATAGGGGGTACAAGCGGTGCATTATAAGAAGCAACCATGAAATTTGATTGCTTTCGATATCCCTTTTCGAGTAACCACTGATCAAGCTTATTTTTCATCTTTAATTCTTTTGCTGTATTTGAAAAGCCTGGATACCGTAGCGAACCAAATAATCCTTCTTCAAATTTTTTGGTTTTTAGATATGAGTTGTTAGGCTTTGGTATTTTGTCGCTATATTTTCCTGGAACGACAAATGCCATTTTTTTGTTTTCCCCTGTTTCTTCTCGGATAACGGGTACAGTCATTGAGATTTTTTCATTATCTTCATTGTCATTGGAAA from Carnobacterium iners includes these protein-coding regions:
- the truA gene encoding tRNA pseudouridine(38-40) synthase TruA encodes the protein MRNIKMTIEYDGSRYLGWQKLGDSDKTIQGKIENILSEMTKTTSDIIGSGRTDAGTHARGQIANFKTTSNMELIAMRDHLNTYLPRDIVVKKLEEVPERFHARYNATGKQYSYYVWNTPVPSAFERTYSYHHPEQLDVTKMNEACKILTGTHDFIGFSSLKKTKKSTVRTIKEITIHKEGDLLHFTFIGDGFLYKMIRIIMGTLLEIGIGKMSPEHIDTLFESGIRSDAGMTVPAQGLFLDEVFY
- a CDS encoding SOUL family heme-binding protein yields the protein MSKYETPDYDIVMREEEFEIRKYVDFFIVEYENKNDPEIKNGFGSLFKYISNDNEDNEKISMTVPVIREETGENKKMAFVVPGKYSDKIPKPNNSYLKTKKFEEGLFGSLRYPGFSNTAKELKMKNKLDQWLLEKGYRKQSNFMVASYNAPLVPPMLRRNEILVRILAVK